From Bacillota bacterium, one genomic window encodes:
- a CDS encoding 3-isopropylmalate dehydrogenase produces the protein MQKTYKIAVIPGDGTGPEQVREGLKVLGAVAGQEGFALDTKVLDWGGEYYLRTGEVLPADAVEQLKRYDAVYLGAIGHPEVRPGILEKGILLRLRFELDQYVNLRPVKLYPGVETPIAGKGPADIDFVVVRENTEGLYAGSGGFLKRGTPDEVAVQTSINTRKGVERCVRFAFEYCRKRGGRRKVTLCGKTNVLTFAFDLWERVFHEVGAEYPDIERDYAHVDAICMWMVKNPEWFDVIVTDNMFGDIITDLGAMIQGGMGIAAGGNLNPEGVSMFEPIGGSAPKYSGQNVINPLAAVCAGAMMLEQLGEARAAARVERAVQKVCAEHLKSLAAGRMGYGTDAVGDLVVSHL, from the coding sequence ATGCAAAAGACGTACAAGATCGCGGTGATTCCCGGGGACGGCACCGGCCCCGAGCAGGTGCGCGAGGGGTTGAAGGTGTTGGGGGCGGTGGCCGGCCAGGAGGGCTTCGCGCTCGACACCAAGGTGCTGGACTGGGGGGGCGAGTACTACCTGCGCACCGGCGAGGTGCTGCCCGCGGACGCGGTCGAGCAGCTCAAACGCTACGACGCCGTCTACCTGGGGGCGATCGGGCACCCCGAGGTGCGGCCCGGCATTCTGGAGAAGGGCATTCTGCTCCGCCTGCGGTTTGAACTTGACCAGTACGTCAACCTGCGGCCGGTGAAGCTCTACCCCGGGGTGGAGACGCCCATCGCCGGGAAAGGGCCGGCGGACATCGACTTCGTGGTGGTGCGGGAGAACACCGAGGGCTTATACGCCGGGAGCGGCGGCTTTTTGAAGCGGGGCACCCCGGACGAGGTGGCCGTCCAGACCTCGATCAACACCCGGAAAGGGGTGGAGCGCTGTGTCCGGTTCGCGTTCGAGTATTGCCGCAAGCGGGGCGGGCGGCGCAAGGTGACCTTATGCGGCAAGACCAACGTGCTGACGTTTGCGTTCGACCTGTGGGAGCGGGTGTTCCACGAGGTGGGCGCGGAGTACCCGGACATCGAGCGCGACTACGCCCACGTGGACGCGATCTGCATGTGGATGGTGAAAAACCCGGAATGGTTCGACGTGATCGTCACCGACAACATGTTCGGGGACATCATCACCGACCTGGGGGCGATGATCCAGGGCGGCATGGGGATCGCCGCCGGGGGGAACTTAAACCCCGAGGGAGTGTCGATGTTCGAGCCGATCGGTGGGTCGGCGCCCAAGTACAGCGGGCAGAACGTGATCAACCCGCTCGCCGCGGTGTGCGCGGGGGCGATGATGCTGGAGCAACTCGGTGAGGCCAGGGCGGCCGCACGCGTCGAGCGGGCGGTGCAGAAGGTGTGCGCCGAGCACCTGAAGAGCCTGGCGGCCGGCCGAATGGGCTACGGCACCGACGCGGTCGGCGACCTGGTCGTCAGCCACCTGTGA